Proteins encoded by one window of Vigna radiata var. radiata cultivar VC1973A chromosome 5, Vradiata_ver6, whole genome shotgun sequence:
- the LOC106762211 gene encoding EIN3-binding F-box protein 1, with translation MSQVFSFSGNDDFYPGGRIYPNPKEPCLFLSLGRSVDYFPLQKRSRFSVPFDINREWFDEPKQKASIESLPDECLFEILRRLPVGQDRSVCASVSKRWLMLLSSICENENCNNGSTIGDNVVGDDDDEGFSNEGYLSRSLEGMKATDVRLAAIAVGTASRGGLGKLTIRGCNSDRGMTNVGLKAIAHGCPSLKVFSVFDVATIDDEGLIEIASGCHKLEKLDLCKCPNISDKTLIAISKKCPNLAELSIESCPNIGNEGLQAIGKLCSNLRSVSIKGCSGVGDQGVCGLMSSASYVLSKVKLESLMVSDLSLATIGHYGFQVTNLVLSDLPNVSEKGFWVMGNGRGLQKLNSITIECCQGLTDTGIEAIGKGCPNVKNFQLRKCAYLSDKGLVSLTRAALSIESLKLHECHRITQIGLFGVFFHCAAKLKVLTLISCYGIKDLEMDLPAISPSESFWSLTIRDCPGFGDANLALLGKLCPRLKHVELSGLQRVTDVGFLPLLECSETGLTTVNLRGCLNVTDRVVLSIVNSYGWTLQVLCLDGCTRVTDASMMAIAGNCPVLSDLDVSKCAITDTGIVALASGKQFNLEILSLAGCISVSDNSMAAFKKLGQSLAGLNIKRCSAISSRGVSKLQEHLWTCDILN, from the exons ATGTCTCAAGTCTTCAGCTTTTCAG gaAATGATGATTTTTACCCTGGGGGTCGTATATATCCTAACCCCAAGGAACCATGTCTCTTCTTGTCTCTTGGCCGTTCTGTTGATTACTTTCCTCTTCAGAAGAGATCTCGCTTCAGTGTTCCCTTTGATATCAATCGAGAGTGGTTTGATGAGCCGAAGCAGAAGGCATCTATTGAATCTTTGCCAGATGAATGCCTCTTTGAGATCCTTAGAAGGTTGCCTGTTGGCCAAGATAGAAGCGTCTGTGCTTCTGTATCCAAGCGCTGGCTTATGCTTCTAAGCAGTATCTGTGAGAATGAAAACTGCAACAATGGAAGTACCATAGGTGATAATGTggttggtgatgatgatgatgagggaTTTAGCAACGAAGGATATCTATCCCGAAGCTTGGAGGGAATGAAGGCAACAGATGTTAGACTTGCTGCCATTGCTGTTGGAACAGCCTCTCGAGGAGGGCTGGGGAAGCTTACAATTCGTGGATGCAACTCAGATCGTGGGATGACTAATGTAGGTCTCAAGGCCATTGCTCATGGATGCCCTTCTCTGAAGGTTTTCTCTGTGTTTGATGTTGCTACTATTGATGATGAAGGCCTAATTGAGATTGCTAGCGGGTGTCACAAATTAGAGAAACTTGACCTTTGCAAGTGTCCCAATATTTCCGACAAGACTTTAATCGCAATCTCAAAGAAGTGTCCAAATCTGGCCGAGTTATCAATTGAGTCATGTCCCAACATTGGTAACGAAGGTCTACAAGCTATTGGGAAGTTGTGTTCCAATCTAAGGTCTGTATCAATCAAGGGATGCTCTGGAGTTGGCGACCAGGGAGTTTGTGGCCTCATGTCTTCAGCTTCTTATGTTCTATCAAAGGTGAAGCTTGAGTCGTTGATGGTGTCTGATCTCTCTCTAGCAACGATTGGGCATTATGGCTTTCAAGTTACCAATCTTGTCCTAAGTGACCTGCCAAATGTCAGTGAGAAAGGATTCTGGGTTATGGGTAATGGCCGTGGACTGCAGAAACTGAATTCAATCACAATCGAATGCTGCCAAGGTTTGACAGACACAGGGATCGAAGCTATTGGAAAGGGTTGTCCAAATGTGAAAAACTTCCAGCTTCGTAAATGTGCATATCTGTCAGACAAGGGGTTGGTATCACTTACCAGGGCTGCTCTATCAATTGAGAGCCTAAAATTGCACGAGTGCCACAGAATTACCCAAATTGGGCTTTTCGGTGTCTTTTTTCACTGTGCTGCCAAACTGAAGGTTCTTACTCTGATTAGCTGCTATGGGATCAAAGATCTGGAAATGGATTTGCCAGCAATCTCTCCTTCTGAATCGTTTTGGTCCTTAACAATCCGTGACTGCCCTGGATTTGGGGACGCTAATCTTGCACTACTTGGAAAGCTGTGCCCTCGTCTTAAGCATGTTGAATTGAGTGGACTTCAGAGAGTAACAGACGTAGGGTTTCTTCCTCTGCTGGAGTGTTCTGAGACTGGTCTGACAACAGTTAATTTAAGGGGGTGTCTAAATGTGACGGACAGAGTAGTTTTGTCTATTGTGAACTCATATGGATGGACTCTTCAGGTGCTATGCCTTGATGGTTGTACAAGAGTCACCGATGCTAGCATGATGGCAATTGCAGGCAATTGCCCGGTGCTGTCTGATCTTGATGTTTCCAAATGTGCAATCACTGATACCGGTATTGTAGCTCTTGCAAGCGGAAAACAGTTCAACCTGGAGATTCTTTCTTTGGCAGGTTGTATATCGGTTTCAGACAATAGCATGGCGGCATTTAAAAAATTGGGTCAATCCCTTGCAGGCTTGAATATCAAGCGTTGCAGTGCAATCAGCAGCCGGGGCGTCAGCAAGCTTCAGGAACATCTCTGGACGTGTGACATCCTCAACTGA